From the genome of Turicibacter faecis, one region includes:
- a CDS encoding N-acetylmuramoyl-L-alanine amidase, giving the protein MATQKLILPINKTRVTAGFKNTNYLNQFGFRHYGMDLTETGSNRTIWGSGNGQVLETGFDNVLGNVVIIRYDQCQLKNGTIKNLIQRLFHLDRVDVTKGQSITKDTRIGLYGSTGQYATGPHLHVEFDTDVNYPTYSPTLGKNSNIIKAGTDSVLNPADVMFVKKSAPDNQSVVGASNSDCWTNSDLAFPTYSGTTSSGNGSSYFPIPNYSGGSFVDALNSIGVDSGFDSREQIANANGISNYTGSADQNDTLLSLLMKGQLRQPGSSGGSAGSSYFPIPNYSGGSFVDALNSIGVNSSFDSREQIANANGISNYTGSADQNDTLLSLLMKGQLRQPGSSGGSAGSSYFPIPNYSGGSFVDALNSIGVNSSFDSREQIANANGISNYTGSADQNDTLLSLLMKGQLRQPGSSGGSAGSSYFPIPNYSGGSFVDALNSIGVNSSFDSREQIANANGISNYTGSADQNDTLLSLLMKGQLRQPGSSGSSSGGSAGGNGASDIGPVNGLSVRKNLVSSQKYSIKAPYPMDPVYITVHNTYNDASAENEIAYMIRNDNEVSFHFAVDDKEAVQGLPLNRNGWHAGDGSEGTGNRKSIAIEICYSESGGDRFLKAEKNAAKLIAALMRYFNIPLSNVRTHQSWSGKYCPHRTLDLGWNRFVKIIEKELTVNEDHNELVFKQMTDLCKLAQQYIATHYPNIMDTNPLKLALQYYRHSQYNGTAWTAVAGPLDQGYVNYVTTKYQGDIISYIIDPVSNEVINLPHLCVTLETPVFLWGSEFFQIADYAGWAGDLVSLIKNIKNKIGESSDVNQIAKATHSLIGNEDTYFSMEDYYSDIDAVNMYKLYQSKNYNNLGELFRDYYKNYVQLRTTKFMKNRFNGATSLEGIERQVCEVMRNYLWVEAIAHIVGIPSISESELKGLAKGFALKVIELYLIENKKTS; this is encoded by the coding sequence ATGGCAACACAAAAACTGATTCTCCCCATTAATAAAACACGGGTAACTGCCGGATTTAAAAACACAAATTATTTAAATCAATTTGGTTTTCGGCATTACGGAATGGATTTAACCGAGACGGGATCTAATCGAACCATTTGGGGTAGTGGAAACGGACAAGTTTTAGAAACCGGATTTGATAACGTTCTAGGAAATGTAGTTATTATTCGCTACGATCAATGTCAATTAAAAAATGGAACTATTAAAAACCTGATTCAACGTCTCTTCCACCTAGATCGTGTGGACGTCACGAAGGGACAATCTATTACAAAAGATACACGTATTGGGCTTTATGGATCTACTGGACAATATGCAACAGGACCACATCTCCATGTCGAATTTGATACAGATGTTAACTATCCAACTTATAGCCCTACTCTAGGTAAAAACTCTAACATCATCAAAGCCGGGACCGACTCTGTTTTAAATCCAGCCGATGTCATGTTTGTTAAAAAATCGGCACCAGATAATCAATCAGTTGTTGGGGCATCAAATTCAGATTGTTGGACAAATTCTGATTTAGCCTTTCCAACATATTCCGGAACTACTTCCTCAGGTAACGGTTCTTCTTACTTTCCAATTCCTAACTACTCAGGTGGCTCATTTGTCGATGCCTTAAATTCAATCGGTGTTGACTCTGGTTTCGATTCTCGTGAACAAATTGCCAATGCGAATGGGATTTCTAATTACACGGGTTCAGCCGACCAAAACGATACTTTACTTTCTCTATTAATGAAAGGTCAGTTACGTCAACCCGGTTCTTCCGGTGGTTCAGCAGGCTCTTCTTACTTCCCAATTCCTAACTACTCAGGTGGCTCATTTGTCGATGCCTTAAATTCAATCGGTGTTAATTCTAGTTTCGATTCTCGTGAACAAATTGCCAATGCGAATGGGATTTCTAATTACACGGGTTCAGCCGACCAAAATGACACCTTACTTTCTCTATTAATGAAAGGTCAGTTACGTCAACCTGGTTCTTCCGGTGGTTCAGCAGGCTCTTCTTACTTCCCAATTCCTAACTACTCAGGTGGCTCATTTGTCGATGCCTTAAATTCAATCGGTGTTAATTCTAGTTTCGATTCTCGTGAACAAATTGCCAATGCGAATGGGATTTCTAATTACACGGGTTCAGCCGACCAAAATGACACCTTACTTTCTCTATTAATGAAAGGTCAGTTACGTCAACCCGGTTCTTCCGGTGGTTCAGCAGGCTCTTCTTACTTCCCAATTCCTAATTACTCAGGTGGCTCATTTGTCGATGCCTTAAATTCAATCGGTGTTAATTCTAGTTTCGATTCTCGTGAACAAATTGCCAATGCGAATGGGATTTCTAATTACACGGGTTCAGCCGACCAAAATGACACCTTACTTTCCCTATTAATGAAAGGTCAGTTACGTCAACCCGGTTCTTCCGGTAGTTCCTCTGGTGGCAGCGCGGGTGGTAACGGAGCAAGCGATATTGGTCCTGTCAATGGTTTAAGCGTGCGAAAAAATTTAGTTTCAAGTCAAAAATACTCCATTAAAGCCCCTTATCCGATGGACCCCGTCTACATTACTGTCCACAACACCTATAATGACGCCTCTGCAGAAAATGAAATTGCCTATATGATTCGAAACGATAACGAAGTCTCTTTTCACTTTGCGGTGGATGATAAAGAAGCCGTGCAAGGGTTACCATTAAACAGAAATGGTTGGCATGCAGGTGATGGTAGCGAAGGAACCGGAAACAGAAAGTCCATCGCTATTGAAATCTGCTACTCAGAATCCGGTGGCGATCGCTTCCTTAAAGCTGAAAAAAATGCAGCTAAATTAATTGCTGCATTAATGAGATACTTCAATATTCCATTGTCTAACGTTCGTACACACCAAAGTTGGAGCGGTAAATATTGTCCTCATCGCACACTAGATTTGGGATGGAATCGTTTTGTAAAAATAATTGAAAAAGAATTAACAGTTAATGAAGATCATAACGAATTAGTTTTTAAGCAAATGACAGATCTTTGTAAGTTAGCACAACAGTACATTGCTACGCATTATCCTAATATTATGGATACAAATCCACTTAAGTTAGCTTTACAGTATTATAGACATTCACAGTATAACGGAACAGCATGGACCGCAGTAGCGGGCCCTTTAGATCAAGGGTATGTAAATTATGTCACTACGAAGTACCAAGGGGATATTATTAGTTATATTATAGACCCAGTATCAAATGAAGTAATTAATTTACCACATCTCTGTGTAACTTTAGAAACACCTGTCTTCTTATGGGGATCAGAGTTTTTTCAAATTGCCGATTACGCTGGGTGGGCTGGTGATTTAGTTTCCTTAATTAAAAATATTAAAAATAAAATTGGTGAAAGTAGTGATGTTAATCAAATAGCAAAAGCTACTCACTCTTTAATTGGAAATGAAGATACCTATTTTAGCATGGAAGACTATTATTCCGATATAGACGCAGTGAATATGTATAAGCTTTATCAATCAAAAAATTATAACAATCTAGGAGAATTATTTAGAGATTATTATAAAAATTACGTTCAATTACGAACTACAAAATTTATGAAAAATAGGTTTAACGGAGCAACAAGTCTAGAAGGCATTGAGAGACAAGTATGTGAGGTGATGAGAAATTACTTATGGGTGGAGGCAATAGCTCATATTGTCGGAATTCCTTCTATTTCAGAATCAGAACTAAAAGGATTAGCTAAAGGATTTGCTCTAAAAGTCATCGAGTTATATTTAATCGAAAATAAAAAAACCTCTTAA
- a CDS encoding ArsB/NhaD family transporter — MENTNFLPAIIIFLVAYGIIISEKLNRTVVALLGAIAMVVFHILSQEEAFHVIDFNTIGLLVGMMTIVNILKRTGIFQYIAIKTAKLSKGSPWKIMLYFSVVTAVASALLDNVTTILLIAPVTFVITETLGLNPVPFLITEVLTANIGGTATLIGDPPNIMIGGATNLSFMDFLINLGPVVVVIFIVVLLLLKFIYGSQLKISEENKAKIAEFDETKTITDPVLLKKSGIVLLGTIIGFAIHQSFGLESATIALLGAGILLLISKVDVEEILTEVEWPTIFFFMGLFIMVGALEEIGVIEVVANQLISLTHGNVFVTTMLILWVAAIASAFLDNIPFVATMIPLIHSIGATGMDTTSLWWALALGACLGGNGSVVGATANVIVSGMLHKKGYKLTFGDFLKIGFPLMLISVFISMIYLIIFYV, encoded by the coding sequence TTGGAAAATACGAATTTTCTACCAGCTATTATTATTTTCCTTGTTGCGTATGGAATTATTATTTCTGAAAAACTAAACCGCACAGTTGTTGCCCTACTTGGAGCAATTGCGATGGTTGTATTTCATATTTTATCGCAAGAAGAAGCTTTTCACGTCATTGACTTTAATACGATTGGGTTATTAGTCGGAATGATGACTATCGTTAATATATTGAAAAGAACAGGAATTTTTCAATATATTGCGATTAAAACTGCTAAACTGTCGAAGGGTAGTCCATGGAAGATTATGCTTTACTTCTCCGTTGTTACTGCCGTTGCATCAGCGCTACTTGATAATGTGACGACAATTTTATTAATTGCTCCGGTTACATTTGTAATTACGGAAACACTGGGACTAAATCCTGTTCCGTTTTTAATTACCGAAGTATTAACGGCTAATATTGGTGGAACGGCGACGTTAATCGGAGATCCACCTAACATTATGATCGGTGGAGCTACCAATCTCTCATTTATGGATTTCCTTATTAACTTAGGACCAGTTGTTGTTGTGATTTTCATTGTGGTTCTACTATTATTGAAATTTATTTACGGATCTCAACTGAAAATTAGTGAAGAAAATAAGGCTAAAATAGCTGAGTTTGATGAAACGAAAACAATTACCGACCCTGTCCTACTGAAAAAAAGCGGGATTGTCTTGTTAGGGACAATTATTGGATTTGCGATTCACCAATCATTTGGACTTGAATCGGCAACGATTGCTTTATTAGGAGCTGGAATTTTACTCTTAATCAGTAAAGTAGATGTAGAAGAAATTTTAACCGAGGTGGAATGGCCGACTATTTTCTTCTTTATGGGACTATTTATTATGGTTGGTGCCCTAGAAGAAATAGGGGTTATCGAGGTGGTAGCTAATCAATTAATTAGTTTAACTCATGGTAATGTATTTGTGACGACGATGTTAATTTTATGGGTAGCAGCCATTGCCTCAGCATTCTTAGATAATATCCCGTTTGTTGCGACGATGATTCCACTGATTCATAGCATCGGTGCCACAGGGATGGATACAACATCACTTTGGTGGGCACTTGCATTGGGGGCTTGCCTTGGAGGAAATGGTAGTGTCGTTGGAGCAACTGCTAACGTTATTGTCAGCGGAATGTTACATAAAAAAGGTTATAAATTAACATTTGGTGACTTCTTAAAAATTGGTTTCCCATTAATGCTCATTTCAGTCTTTATTTCGATGATTTATTTAATTATCTTTTATGTATAA
- a CDS encoding MATE family efflux transporter: MKAPRDSQFLGTEKINKLLFSLSMPAFIAMLVSGIYNIVDTIFVGKGVGTLAVGAIGIVYPIQTMYTAFAQMVSIGCASALSRSLGAKNNERANQITTNAYVLTLIISILLMIISFFFADKLLYLFGSNEELIPHAKDYFFVGIWAIPFNAFALLASAVFRAEGDIKISMVTVLIGALFNIALDPLFIFTFHLGITGAAWATVISQALATAFSLFFILSHRSVVKFERRFLLPNVKVMTSIISVGFSAFARNAASSLFALITNATLRNLGGTVALTAFGTVNRIISLFFLPIMGINQGLQPIASYNYGAKQPERIRQVVKLALIYTTLIGAIGSVTGFLFPHFLIKLFTKDADLISQATFVLRLQLLFFWTIGLQTVASTFYQALGRAMPALFLSILRQFIILIPLILLLPRFTNLGLNGVWYAFPISDFTAFLICALVLWKAWHHLKKTESPVK, translated from the coding sequence ATGAAGGCACCACGAGACAGTCAGTTCCTAGGAACAGAAAAAATTAATAAATTGCTTTTCTCATTATCCATGCCCGCTTTTATCGCCATGCTCGTGAGCGGAATTTATAATATTGTAGACACGATTTTTGTTGGAAAGGGTGTCGGGACGTTAGCAGTTGGCGCCATCGGCATTGTCTACCCGATTCAAACGATGTATACTGCTTTTGCACAAATGGTTTCCATCGGGTGTGCCTCCGCTCTTTCTCGGAGTCTTGGTGCCAAAAATAATGAACGCGCTAACCAGATTACCACAAATGCCTATGTACTCACTCTCATCATTTCTATCTTACTAATGATAATAAGTTTCTTCTTTGCGGATAAATTGCTTTACTTATTTGGATCGAATGAAGAATTGATTCCACATGCGAAGGACTATTTTTTCGTCGGCATCTGGGCGATTCCGTTTAACGCATTCGCTCTGCTAGCAAGCGCCGTCTTTCGTGCTGAAGGCGATATCAAAATTTCCATGGTTACTGTTTTAATCGGAGCCTTGTTTAATATTGCACTTGACCCCTTATTTATTTTCACCTTTCATCTTGGTATTACCGGGGCTGCATGGGCAACCGTTATTTCCCAAGCGCTCGCGACTGCTTTCTCACTCTTTTTCATTTTAAGTCACCGAAGTGTTGTCAAATTTGAGCGGCGTTTTCTCCTACCTAATGTTAAGGTCATGACCTCCATTATTAGCGTCGGTTTTTCCGCCTTTGCCCGAAATGCCGCAAGTTCTCTCTTTGCTCTCATTACAAATGCGACGTTAAGAAATCTAGGTGGAACCGTGGCACTTACCGCCTTTGGAACCGTCAACCGAATCATTTCCCTTTTCTTTTTACCAATTATGGGGATTAACCAAGGACTCCAACCAATTGCTAGTTACAATTATGGGGCCAAACAACCGGAGCGAATTAGACAGGTCGTCAAGCTGGCACTTATTTACACCACTCTTATTGGGGCGATTGGCTCAGTGACAGGATTTTTATTCCCACACTTTTTAATTAAACTCTTTACCAAGGATGCCGATTTAATTTCTCAGGCAACTTTTGTCTTAAGACTTCAACTTCTTTTCTTCTGGACCATCGGGCTCCAAACTGTGGCCTCTACGTTCTATCAAGCACTCGGACGCGCCATGCCCGCCCTCTTTCTCTCCATTCTAAGACAATTTATCATCCTCATCCCATTGATTCTCCTCTTACCTCGCTTCACCAACCTTGGACTCAACGGTGTCTGGTACGCCTTTCCTATATCCGATTTTACCGCCTTTTTAATCTGTGCCCTCGTCTTATGGAAAGCGTGGCACCATCTTAAAAAAACTGAATCTCCCGTAAAATAG
- a CDS encoding alanine/glycine:cation symporter family protein produces MTEIVKNFEHILWSYFAIPTLMLISLIFTFYFKGAQFKFKKMIQCLTKKNPHSNVSSFQSFTMALAARVGVGSLAGVALGIYIGGPGSVFWMWVSALITAASSFVESTLAQLYKKKDGDLYVGGPAYYIKYGMNQKGFAIIYAFIIVLTYTFGFSAIQANTIATSFRDVLSIPPLLTGVGLSLITSMIIFGGASTIANMTSKIVPIMALFYIGMGLFVMMTHLDYVPTFFITIFEDAFRPSPLIGGTVMYTVITGVKRGVFSNEAGMGSGAHAAAMTNSDSPTDQGYIQSFGVYVTTLFICTITAFLIMVTHATEVGSLSSNGIELTQYALTQLFGPIGGIILSISIFFFAFSTILTGYYYGECNVKFLWKNEKILTVVRIIVLLVILVSSIGSASLIWSLVDVGVALTATINVMALCYLAKEVKKIMNKKKS; encoded by the coding sequence ATGACAGAAATCGTCAAAAACTTTGAACACATCCTTTGGTCCTACTTTGCTATTCCAACCTTAATGTTAATTAGCCTAATCTTCACCTTCTATTTTAAAGGAGCGCAATTTAAATTTAAAAAAATGATTCAATGCTTAACAAAAAAAAATCCTCATAGCAACGTGTCGTCTTTCCAATCCTTTACGATGGCCCTCGCCGCACGTGTCGGTGTCGGTTCTTTAGCAGGAGTTGCTCTAGGAATTTACATTGGCGGCCCGGGAAGTGTCTTTTGGATGTGGGTCAGCGCCTTAATTACCGCCGCTTCTTCTTTCGTCGAGAGCACACTTGCCCAACTCTACAAAAAAAAGGATGGTGATCTTTACGTTGGGGGACCTGCCTATTATATTAAATACGGAATGAACCAAAAAGGATTTGCAATCATCTATGCCTTTATTATCGTTTTAACCTATACCTTTGGTTTTAGCGCCATTCAGGCAAATACGATTGCGACCTCTTTTCGAGACGTTTTATCGATCCCACCTTTATTAACTGGGGTTGGTTTAAGCCTCATTACTTCAATGATTATCTTCGGTGGTGCTTCAACGATTGCTAACATGACCTCAAAAATCGTTCCAATTATGGCACTATTTTATATCGGGATGGGACTTTTCGTGATGATGACCCACCTCGACTATGTCCCAACCTTTTTTATCACCATTTTTGAGGATGCTTTTCGACCTTCGCCTTTAATTGGAGGAACCGTGATGTATACCGTCATCACAGGTGTTAAACGAGGCGTTTTCTCAAATGAGGCAGGGATGGGATCTGGGGCACATGCCGCTGCAATGACCAATAGTGACTCTCCAACCGATCAAGGATATATTCAATCTTTTGGAGTCTATGTCACAACTTTATTTATTTGTACCATTACTGCCTTCTTGATTATGGTCACTCATGCGACAGAGGTTGGAAGTTTATCAAGTAACGGAATTGAACTCACACAATACGCCCTCACTCAGCTATTTGGTCCCATCGGCGGAATCATTCTCTCTATCTCCATCTTTTTCTTTGCCTTTAGTACGATTCTCACTGGATACTACTACGGGGAATGTAACGTCAAGTTTTTATGGAAAAATGAAAAGATTTTGACAGTTGTTCGAATCATTGTCTTACTCGTTATTTTAGTGTCATCTATCGGATCGGCCTCGCTCATTTGGTCACTCGTAGACGTTGGGGTCGCCCTTACTGCAACGATTAATGTGATGGCTCTGTGCTATCTTGCTAAAGAAGTTAAAAAAATCATGAATAAGAAAAAGTCGTAA
- a CDS encoding leucyl aminopeptidase, with translation MIQFKSDLNLETEERPLIIGVFSDFSHQDIFQLDHLLNNQLTTAIKEGVIPTKFKAVTPIYPLGKINSKKLYFIGLGKSTEFTFEKAKEAIGKITKLIKNEAILLLETFQSPTTSINELATLCAESITLATYKFDCYKTEHPHTEPVTLSIYAQEDVTSDLTRGVIYGEATNDARQLFNQPSNHLTATHLTDHIKKFANHHHLDIHIVEKDEMKKLGMGGILGVNQGSTEPPKLIVVKYQGNATSNEVTALVGKGITFDTGGYCLKPRSSMEGMKGDMGGAASAFGAFQVAVRLQLPVNLLLVIPATDNVISSHAIKPGDVLKTMDGKTVEVTNTDAEGRLILADALTFAKQLGATKIIDLATLTGAIIVALGSDITGAFTNNQAFLNDFQQAADQAIEYIWPMPLHPRDQKSIRNSEVADLNNAPLGKPGAIMAAAFLKEFVGDTPWIHLDIAGTAEAKSAYDLGPKGGTGVMVRTIAKYLELHR, from the coding sequence ATGATTCAATTTAAATCAGATTTAAATCTAGAAACCGAGGAACGTCCTCTTATTATTGGGGTTTTCTCTGATTTCTCACATCAAGATATTTTTCAATTAGACCATTTATTAAACAACCAATTAACAACAGCTATAAAAGAAGGCGTTATTCCAACAAAATTTAAAGCAGTCACTCCAATTTATCCTCTTGGAAAAATTAACAGTAAAAAATTATATTTTATCGGATTAGGAAAATCAACAGAATTTACATTTGAGAAGGCTAAAGAAGCAATTGGAAAAATCACTAAACTAATTAAAAATGAGGCTATATTATTATTAGAAACTTTTCAATCACCAACTACCTCTATCAACGAGTTGGCTACCTTATGTGCCGAATCCATTACATTAGCGACCTACAAATTTGATTGTTATAAAACGGAGCATCCACATACTGAGCCTGTCACCTTATCTATTTATGCACAAGAAGATGTAACTTCTGATTTAACTCGTGGTGTCATTTACGGAGAAGCAACCAATGATGCCCGACAATTATTCAATCAACCTAGCAACCATCTGACAGCCACTCATTTAACCGATCATATCAAAAAATTTGCTAATCATCATCACTTAGACATTCATATTGTCGAAAAAGACGAAATGAAAAAACTAGGGATGGGTGGAATTCTCGGAGTAAACCAAGGATCAACTGAACCACCAAAACTTATCGTTGTAAAATACCAAGGAAATGCAACAAGCAATGAGGTTACTGCCTTAGTCGGTAAGGGAATCACCTTCGACACTGGAGGCTATTGTTTAAAACCCCGTTCAAGTATGGAAGGAATGAAAGGAGATATGGGCGGAGCTGCTTCTGCTTTCGGTGCTTTTCAGGTTGCCGTGCGTCTTCAATTACCTGTTAATTTATTACTTGTTATTCCGGCTACAGATAATGTGATTAGTTCTCACGCGATTAAACCCGGTGATGTTCTTAAAACCATGGACGGAAAAACAGTTGAAGTGACAAACACCGATGCTGAGGGACGTCTCATTTTAGCCGACGCTCTAACATTTGCTAAGCAGTTAGGAGCCACTAAAATTATTGATTTGGCAACATTAACTGGGGCCATCATCGTTGCACTCGGGTCAGATATTACGGGTGCATTTACAAACAATCAAGCTTTCTTAAACGACTTCCAACAGGCGGCTGATCAAGCCATTGAATATATTTGGCCAATGCCTCTCCATCCTCGTGATCAAAAATCAATTCGTAATAGCGAAGTCGCTGATTTAAATAATGCTCCTCTTGGAAAACCAGGAGCGATTATGGCAGCTGCATTCCTTAAAGAATTTGTAGGTGATACCCCTTGGATTCACCTTGACATCGCAGGAACTGCCGAAGCAAAATCTGCTTACGATTTAGGTCCAAAAGGTGGAACAGGGGTCATGGTTCGTACGATTGCAAAATATTTAGAATTACATCGTTAA